GCTGCATGCCATGCCCAAGCCAAACACGAGCACCGGAACCAAGCCGGCCCCGGAGTCTCTCATGTTGCGCGCCGGCTCATTGAGGAGATCGCGAACTCGCCACCGCAGCGACGCTACATGTAGGCCAAGCCGGATATCGACACCTGCCCTGGCTAGTGCGGAATCGTACTCAACCACGGCTGCACGTAACAGGGAATCACGTCTTGCTGCAGTGGTCCCGCCGATCTGAGCAGCATTGGCCAGAGTCAACCCAGCATACATACGCGCCAGAAACAGCACGACATCGTTCGGGTTACCTGTGGGTTTAGCAGCGCTTCTGAGATCGGCCAGGGCGCTATCGTAGCCAGTCTGGCCTCGCTTGCGCCAGAATAGACCACGGAAGAGAGTGAGGGCTGGAACCGCACCTTTTACCTGTACTGAGTCGATGAGGGCAATGCCAGAGTCCGTACTTGACGCAGTGTTCAAGTCGTACTTCGTGGATGCCAGTTTGGCCACCCCTTTCAGCGAATCGTCGACAAAGTCGACTGGGAATCCCTTGGGGAACGTAACATTGTCTCCGATCACGACGCGACCCATCCAAGCAAGCGCCCTCTCTGAATTCTCTCTGGTTACCGCACTGATTCGCTGGGTTTGACAAGTGAGAAGCATTGTCAGCACTAGAGCGAGCATTGCAGAGACCGGAGCCAGGGCTGCATGCCACCTCGCCATCGGCTGCTCACTTGGCGACGGTACAGTAAGAGGAGGGGGTGGGGGGGGCGGTGGCGGCGGCGTGTCGTCCTGGTTCTGGCCTAGGGCCAAAGCGATGGATGATTCAAGCGATTTCCAGTCGCTTTTCAGACGGGCTAGGACATCTGCGCGAATGACGCCGTAAATCTTGAGTGCAACCAAGGCAACCACTAGCCCCACTACTGAGGCCAGTGGAGCCGCGACCGCTGCTTTGAGTGACGCCGCCAGCATGAAAAGCGCGCAGACCGGGGCCGCGATGATCAAGGAGGCTGCCACCGCGAGCAGGATCCGAAGCAGAAGACCTTTGCCTGTGGGAAATCCGCCGCCCCCCAAGCGGGTGAAGTGGAAGCCATACATGGTGATGGGAGCACCGGTGATCTTGTTTATGGCAAGCTCCGCAAGCAAGAACCGGTATGTGTCGCACGTCAAACGTGCCTCGAAGTAGATACTCAGGCAGATGAGGGTAATCGACAGGGCTAGACACGTTGCCGCAATGATGATACGCACTTCCATACTCGCTGAAGCCGCGGCGTACTTCGTGATGGCCACCTGCGAGGCTATAATGCCGGCAGTGGCAACCCACCTCAGCGTTGCGTACGTCCGGAACATCGAGTCCGCCCCCTTCCTCTCTTCGGCCAAAGTGACTAGGATTGGACCGCAGTTCTGTTCGTTGATCTTCACTTTAGAACGCCTCCTAGGATACCTTTCGCAGGCCTGAGCGCCATTTGATTCACGGGCCCTCGCACGGTCTGTCAAGCCGACTGGCAGTTTCGTCGGACGCAGGGAAGAAGTCGGGGTCCGGTTCGTACCTGGCCTCATCCTCCACCTTGGCCTCAACCTCTTCCAGCGTCTGCTTCATCTTCCTGATGTAGTCATCCGGAAGCATCACGGGGTGCCAACGGCTGGGCCGCGCCATAACTACTCCCTCAATTGCATGAGGTCATACAAGTCGGCCCCTGAGGCCGCTTTCACGACGCCCTTCTTTTCGGTCATCTCCTTGAGAATGTCCTTGAGACGGTGTACCGTGACGCCTGCCTCTTTCACCAGGGACAGTTCCTCCTCGTACTTGACCCTACCCACTACGAGTTCCTTGGTCCAGTCACCAGGGCAGAGGCTGTGCAGCAACGCCAGCTTCTTGGGATGATTGAACTTGTTTTCAACCCACTCAAGCACGCTCTCGCGTAGGAGAGGCAGGTCTCGTTTCTTAGCGTTGAACTGGACGCCGGACTGCTTGCGAACTGCCGAGGGGGGCTTTGTCATGTATGAGATCGGGTTGATGGACGCCTGTACCTCGACATGGCGGCACTGATGGCCGCCGCCGACTTGCGGCCGGATGGCCAGCACGTCCATTTCGTACGAGCCAACCTTGACCCCGCGGATGGTGAAAAAGCCGTCCCGGTTCAGCCATTCCTCTACCACTTCCTCGGCTAGCAGGGACATAGTCTCTACACCCGTTGCGCGTCTGGAAGTCGGGTCTTCACTCTAGAAGGCTCCCGCCAGGGTGCTGGCGCTCTTCAGTTTGGACATCTGGGTCAGACGACAGGATTGTATCACGACGCCCCTGCGCCAGGGAATCGGGCCGATTTCCTTTGGCTTGCCATCCAAACGGACGATGTACTTGCCGCTGCGCTTCCAAGGATCGATGGTCTTGATCCGTCCGTAGTGCGAAACAAGCTTGACCTTCCCGGTCACGTATATGGCTATGTACTTCAGACGCGGGATGACGTTCTTGGATATCCGTATGGCGTACCAGCAGCTCTGCCTGAGGAATACCTCTTTGAATCCGTCTTCGTGCGCGGGGCAGACAATCGTGTCGAACTCGCGATCCTGTACTGGCAGGCGCTGCCTGGATACTCGTTTGGAGCCTGGCTTTCGCCTCTCGTCGGAGAGCAGTCCAAGAATACGGCTCGTTCTGCGAAGATTCCATTCATCAATCAGCGCCTTCAGTTCCGGTTTAAGTGAGGTGAGCCTACCCCCACGAATGTCGTTGCCCTTGGGCTTGGCTATGCGGATGGACATGGCCTCCAGATCCCTGAGGTGTGCCTCCCTGCGGACTACATAGAGGCTGAATGTATCCCAGTTTCGTGCGTGCCTATCCTCGAGATGGTGCTTTATCCGACGCCGCAGGTCAGTAGCCAGCCCTACATAGTAGAGCTTGCCTCTGTTGTACAGCGCGTAGATGCCGGACTGCTCGCCTGCCAGCTCAGCTATCTGCGCGGAGTAGTCGGCGAAAACGCGTTTGGAGATTCCCTCCAGGCAACCGGTGATCAGTCGAGGGGATTTCGGAGTCACCATGCACTACTCCTTCTGCGACCAGACAGGTCGCGCCTTGTGACACACCACGGGGCGTATGATACGTCAGTGTGGCCGAGCTGTCAAGGCGGTGGGGCGTCGTCGGTCAGAGGAGCGAAGTCCGGGTCGGGCTCGTAGCGGGTCTTGGCCTTAGCCTCGGCCTCAACCTCCCTAACCGGGCGTGTCAAATGGGCGGACGAAGCATGGCGATTGCTGCTGATCTCCTATCTGAAGTGGATAGGGTGCGGATTGCGAGCGGGCTGAATCGGCCGCAGAGACCCGGTCCCGCATCGCCTAGCTGCGGCGTCCTGGGACATGCGTTCGCACGCTAGTCTCACGGTATCCACGTTCAGCTCACCGCCCAGGAATGAGACGACGACAGGGTCAGTCCGGAAGTTCATGTCGACGACTGCCATGAGGGACTGCATCGGCACTACGATGTCCACTGGCCACCACCCATGCGCCTCGATGGACACGTGCGTTCCCTTCGTGGCAATCACGAGCCGCTCCATCTCGCAGTACAGATGTGCATCCCATCGCCTGCGCTTCTTGACGCATGACCTGAAATCCCGAAGCGCCTTGGCCAGTTCGGGGCGCCGGACCAGAAGAGTTGGTGTAAGTTCTTCGGTCATAAGGCTACTCGAGTGGGCCGCGCGTCTGGGATTTGCCGCCGCATTCCCGTGGTTTCCTTACTCCCTCGCCACCACGGTGTCGTACAGCCCGTAGTGAGTTAGTCCTGGGTGGCTGTCTATGCCGGTGTAACGGAGCGACGCGTCTTCGTATCGTCGAAACGCGAAGACGGCCTGGTTCATCTGCTCGGTGTTGAACACCTTGAGGCGCACGAGCAGGTCAAAGTCCTTGACGGTAAGGCCCGTGACTGCCAGAAACAAATCCGGTTCTAGCTTCGTGATCACGTCCTGAAGCGTGTTCTCGCGGAAGTCGGTCAGGTACATGAACGCGGGGATGCGTGTCGCGAACTTAATCAGCTTCTCCTGGACGAGCTTGCGTTTGGACTTGTATTCCTTCTCTTCCTCGGTGAGCTGCTTCATCTGCTTCTTGGGCAGATCGCGGACCTTGGCCTGGTTCTTGAGGTCCTTCACTATCTCGCTCTTGTTGATAATGGTCTCGATGATATTGTCGCCCAGCGTGCGCCAGCCCTCGATACGCTCAACAGCGGCCATCGCCTCGGGATTGTCCAGGATGCGCCGCAACGTGTCGTTGTCCACGTTCACGAGAAGCGCACTCTCCCACTTGCGGGCCAGCAATGTGGCTGAAGTACCTGCCATCGCGATGTCGAGAATGCCGCCCGCGTCAATCTGCGTCATGTTTGCACCGTCGTACGCCAACACGGGGAGGAACGATACGAGGTCCTTGACCGCGTTCTCGGGATTCGGCTCGTTGGGTGAGAGGCCGATCCCATACTCGGAAAGCTGTCGTAGTGCGCGCGTTGGCGCGAAGTCGAACACGAAACAGACGGGCTTGAAGATTTCCTCCTCGTTCGGGTCGTCGCCGTTCGGGTTTCTGATGGACCACGGCGACTGCACGCGGAACGCGGATTGAAAGTAGGTCTCCGGCGACTTTAGGTTCCGCAGCATCAGGATGGAGGACCATTGCGGAACCGTGACTCCGGTGGTGAGCTTCCCGCACGAGAGTGTGATGGTCTTTGCGTCGAAACCGCCCCCAATGGCCTTGCGTACGGGCGGCAGTGCCTCCAGACCGATGCCCGCTGTAACACCAG
This genomic stretch from candidate division WOR-3 bacterium harbors:
- a CDS encoding GIY-YIG nuclease family protein, yielding MVTPKSPRLITGCLEGISKRVFADYSAQIAELAGEQSGIYALYNRGKLYYVGLATDLRRRIKHHLEDRHARNWDTFSLYVVRREAHLRDLEAMSIRIAKPKGNDIRGGRLTSLKPELKALIDEWNLRRTSRILGLLSDERRKPGSKRVSRQRLPVQDREFDTIVCPAHEDGFKEVFLRQSCWYAIRISKNVIPRLKYIAIYVTGKVKLVSHYGRIKTIDPWKRSGKYIVRLDGKPKEIGPIPWRRGVVIQSCRLTQMSKLKSASTLAGAF